The Lycium ferocissimum isolate CSIRO_LF1 chromosome 8, AGI_CSIRO_Lferr_CH_V1, whole genome shotgun sequence DNA segment cctctttttaataatataatggTGATAATGAGCCTAAGATGAATTACGCAGTACtattagtgattttttttaaaataattgtttaGTTTGTTACTTTGAGAAGTATTTGCAACTGTAATCAATGATGCTATTAttgaccattttcaaaaaatgaaaacgCGTCGAGTTCAAGAATGAGTTGATGATGTACTTTTGTTATATTagtatcaaattaataatatttgatAATATTGAAGTTTGCACTTTGTTATTGTAATCAATAAGTTTTTTAAGAGTTGCACGCCTAACTTTGTCGCTAGTAATTGGCGCATTAAAGATAATGGTGCCCCTGTTGCGCTCAAATCCTGGGTCCGCCTCTGGACGCAGTTAGGGGCTCACTTATGCGGTGAACAACGTGGCTCAAGCAAAAGCTAGGAAATTTTTAGCTgtgttcttcttctcttttgctTTCCTAATCATTCTCTGTTCGTTCCTAGCTCCAACAGATATTCTGATCATCTTTCCTGTCTAATAAAGTTGGGGTCCTATCTATGCTGGAAACCTGTACTAACTCTGAAAGAGCTATAACAGTTACAAGGCAGATAGTACTAACATACAGCTACATTAGTGCTAGTCTTAGAAGTGGATGACGGACATGAAAGCTTGTGATATATGTTCaattattttccattttattaAAGTAATCATTATCTCATTTGGCTATTTTCATTCTATCTGTTTTAGAAGTTTCTATAATTAGTTTGAAGCATATTTTCGTTTATTGATTGTTGTTTTGGATGTATTTACAACTTATACCTCAGGAAATACTATTGGAGCAACCTCGTGTGATCTCTACAAAAGTGGGGCATGCATGGGACCTACCTGATAACACTTTTGGGGCTGCATACGCAAGGTTTATGGGATCTAGGAACTTTTCACCTGATGATCGTCCACCAGTGCGATTCATGGAAACTGAAGAGTTGGCATATGTAACTATGCGTGCTCGTGAAGTGCATGACTTTTGGCACACCCTTTTTGGCCTGCCAACGAACCTTATCGGAGAAACAGCCCTAAAGGTGATTGAGTTTGAACAGATGCTACTCCCCATGTGTTTGATGTCTGTGCTAGGGGGTACAGCAAGGTTTAGTGACAAGCAAAGGGGCTTGTTCTACCAGCATTACTTCCCATGGGCGCTTAAGGCTGGAGCTCGTAGCACAGATCTTATGTGCGTGTACTATGAAAAACATTTTCACGAGGATTTGGAAGATGTTCGCCGCAAATGGGGAATAATTCCAGCTCCACCTCCTCCAAGACCAAATGCAACAATTGTTGTACCTCTTTGAAGAGGAATTGAATCTATTACCCACTCCATGCGATTTGCTTCATACGAACAAATGTAAATATTTACTGTCGAGTGTAGTAACACAAAGACGGAGCATCATACTTGAAGACCTATTGCAGTCGTGTTTGCAGTGTGTTGTTTCCTATGTGCAAACCTTTTTGGTGTTTGTGAGCTATTCTCTTTTGTTCTCAGTTCCATTTGGTTTAGTTGTTtgtactttttaatttttaaggtGGAATGAA contains these protein-coding regions:
- the LOC132067831 gene encoding ubiquinone biosynthesis protein COQ4 homolog, mitochondrial isoform X6 translates to MIQGGRLRLKGWQQAAVAVGSAVGALLDPRRADLIAALGETTGKPAFDRVLERMKKSPEGREILLEQPRVISTKVGHAWDLPDNTFGAAYARFMGSRNFSPDDRPPVRFMETEELAYVTMRAREVHDFWHTLFGLPTNLIGETALKVIEFEQMLLPMCLMSVLGGTARFSDKQRGLFYQHYFPWALKAGARSTDLMCVYYEKHFHEDLEDVRRKWGIIPAPPPPRPNATIVVPL
- the LOC132067831 gene encoding ubiquinone biosynthesis protein COQ4 homolog, mitochondrial isoform X4 — translated: MLNRIAMIQGGRLRLKGWQQAAVAVGSAVGALLDPRRADLIAALGETTGKPAFDRVLERMKKSPEGREILLEQPRVISTKVGHAWDLPDNTFGAAYARFMGSRNFSPDDRPPVRFMETEELAYVTMRAREVHDFWHTLFGLPTNLIGETALKVIEFEQMLLPMCLMSVLGGTARFSDKQRGLFYQHYFPWALKAGARSTDLMCVYYEKHFHEDLEDVRRKWGIIPAPPPPRPNATIVVPL
- the LOC132067831 gene encoding ubiquinone biosynthesis protein COQ4 homolog, mitochondrial isoform X2, with translation MLISRSFNNPFNNRIAMIQGGRLRLKGWQQAAVAVGSAVGALLDPRRADLIAALGETTGKPAFDRVLERMKKSPEGREILLEQPRVISTKVGHAWDLPDNTFGAAYARFMGSRNFSPDDRPPVRFMETEELAYVTMRAREVHDFWHTLFGLPTNLIGETALKVIEFEQMLLPMCLMSVLGGTARFSDKQRGLFYQHYFPWALKAGARSTDLMCVYYEKHFHEDLEDVRRKWGIIPAPPPPRPNATIVVPL
- the LOC132067831 gene encoding ubiquinone biosynthesis protein COQ4 homolog, mitochondrial isoform X1; the protein is MPQPNFLFIICLIMLIWCLFSYSFNNPFNNRIAMIQGGRLRLKGWQQAAVAVGSAVGALLDPRRADLIAALGETTGKPAFDRVLERMKKSPEGREILLEQPRVISTKVGHAWDLPDNTFGAAYARFMGSRNFSPDDRPPVRFMETEELAYVTMRAREVHDFWHTLFGLPTNLIGETALKVIEFEQMLLPMCLMSVLGGTARFSDKQRGLFYQHYFPWALKAGARSTDLMCVYYEKHFHEDLEDVRRKWGIIPAPPPPRPNATIVVPL